In the Leptospira limi genome, one interval contains:
- a CDS encoding elongation factor G-like protein, which produces MIYRTVGIFAHIDSGKTTLTERILFEAGKISAVGTIEDGNTESDQLQEEIERGISIRTTFHVVPWTTSFGTFEIQLIDTPGHIDFRNQVTDLLPAMESAIVILEAGSVVQSQARLVIEELRKAKIPIVFFINKLDRFAEDYLDTLVSLEEILQIPPVSLFQKGANGWEYYLQNERVFSKTTKEELLACDEESLLTFWKEENETSELPKLSLQKGTGEGKLYPVYGGSAKTGEGVRELLDLVMWTNPKEIEPISHSPLLVLSRRTDPQIGRYAVICPTISLPVAKVMEVLLFSKETLDPAKREKTIPFGYDTNLSLSFLSAETFEGVGSLTKGKLILVRENEHFQMEPGNPVVYLASVTSAISSKPTTSELSPFSVVLEPENSAEKEFWLCRLQELIWEDPGYQLELKEETGQIVLFGRGELHLEIGIRRISEKTEKKLSFSSINIAKLELFKKMSHKVALEHRAFEDQKSSGALIAVLEDTADFSKQIAFEVSLPEEVKHSIETSFIEACLHGFYGEEVCGLRLRVLSYEMPPGDLQTTLTLLKVAILAGVKECFPSNTYLVGPLTEIEVMVDANHLGVVLSDLSRRNAKVVSTYEAVAGKSHLKANASAENLLGFSGALRNMTKGIGISWERTAFTSEFYAVLKE; this is translated from the coding sequence ATGATCTACCGCACAGTTGGCATTTTTGCTCATATCGATTCTGGGAAAACTACCCTCACCGAACGAATCTTATTCGAAGCGGGTAAAATTTCCGCGGTTGGAACCATAGAAGATGGGAACACCGAGTCAGACCAACTCCAAGAAGAAATCGAAAGAGGGATTTCCATTCGTACTACGTTCCATGTGGTACCTTGGACAACAAGTTTCGGAACCTTTGAAATCCAACTCATCGACACACCTGGTCATATAGACTTTCGAAACCAAGTGACGGACCTTCTTCCCGCAATGGAATCTGCCATTGTCATTTTAGAAGCAGGTTCCGTTGTACAATCCCAAGCAAGGTTAGTGATTGAAGAGTTACGAAAGGCAAAGATCCCAATTGTATTTTTCATCAACAAATTGGACAGGTTTGCAGAAGACTACCTCGATACACTAGTTTCTTTGGAAGAGATATTACAAATACCTCCCGTTTCCTTATTCCAAAAAGGAGCCAATGGTTGGGAATACTACTTGCAAAACGAAAGAGTATTTTCCAAAACCACGAAAGAAGAATTACTCGCATGTGATGAAGAATCACTGTTAACGTTCTGGAAGGAAGAAAACGAAACATCAGAATTACCAAAACTTTCCCTACAAAAGGGGACAGGGGAAGGGAAACTTTACCCAGTGTATGGTGGTTCTGCCAAAACCGGTGAAGGGGTTCGTGAACTTCTGGATCTAGTTATGTGGACAAATCCCAAAGAAATTGAACCAATTTCTCATTCTCCACTCCTTGTTCTCTCAAGAAGGACAGACCCACAGATCGGTCGTTATGCGGTCATTTGCCCAACGATTTCATTACCAGTCGCGAAGGTGATGGAAGTCCTTCTTTTCTCAAAGGAAACACTGGACCCAGCCAAACGCGAAAAAACCATTCCGTTTGGTTATGATACCAACCTCTCCCTTTCTTTTTTATCAGCAGAAACGTTTGAAGGAGTAGGTTCCCTTACCAAAGGAAAGCTTATACTCGTTCGGGAAAATGAACATTTCCAAATGGAACCGGGGAATCCCGTTGTCTACCTTGCGAGTGTTACCAGTGCAATTAGTTCCAAACCCACAACCTCGGAACTGAGTCCGTTTTCTGTGGTGTTAGAACCAGAAAATAGTGCGGAAAAGGAATTTTGGTTATGTCGCTTACAGGAACTCATTTGGGAAGATCCCGGTTACCAGCTGGAACTGAAAGAAGAAACAGGACAAATTGTCCTTTTTGGGAGAGGGGAACTCCATTTAGAGATTGGAATCCGAAGGATTTCCGAGAAAACTGAAAAAAAACTCTCTTTTAGTTCGATAAACATTGCCAAATTAGAGCTTTTTAAAAAAATGTCTCATAAGGTTGCCCTAGAGCATCGTGCCTTTGAAGACCAAAAGTCAAGCGGCGCGCTCATCGCAGTCCTGGAAGATACTGCCGATTTTTCGAAGCAAATTGCCTTCGAGGTAAGTCTTCCGGAAGAAGTAAAACATTCGATAGAAACGTCCTTTATAGAAGCCTGCTTACACGGGTTTTACGGTGAGGAAGTTTGTGGCCTGAGACTAAGAGTCCTCTCTTATGAGATGCCTCCGGGGGATTTACAAACCACTCTCACATTACTCAAAGTAGCAATACTTGCAGGAGTGAAGGAATGTTTTCCGTCAAACACATATTTGGTTGGTCCCCTCACTGAGATCGAAGTGATGGTAGACGCAAACCATTTGGGTGTAGTTCTTTCTGATCTAAGTCGCAGGAACGCAAAGGTGGTATCCACCTATGAGGCTGTGGCAGGGAAGAGTCACTTAAAAGCCAATGCATCGGCAGAAAACCTGCTTGGCTTTTCAGGGGCTCTTAGAAACATGACCAAAGGGATTGGCATTTCTTGGGAAAGGACTGCTTTTACCTCTGAATTTTATGCAGTTCTAAAGGAGTAA
- the rpoC gene encoding DNA-directed RNA polymerase subunit beta', translating to MRNYNSFESITIRLASPERIKEWSFGEVKKPETINYRTLKPERDGLFCEKIFGTTKDWECYCGKFKSIRYKGVVCDKCGVEVTHSKVRRERMGHIELAAPVSHIWYYRSVPSRMGLLLDMTINQLKSVLYFEKYVIIDPADSGRNRGELIDEDEYHNYLDEYGDKFIAGIGGDAIKELLARIDVDAEARVIRQKIQDKNKISDKRIFKRLEVLEAFRDSGNRPEWMVLDVVPVIPPELRPMVQLEGGRFATSDLNDLYRRVINRNNRLKRLLALKAPEIIVRNEKRMLQEAVDALFDNSRRKRTVKGKGNRPLKSISDMLKGKQGRFRQNLLGKRVDYSGRSVIVVGPELKYHQMGLPKKMALELFKPFIMKRLVDLELAPNIKSAKKKIEAEDKEVFDVLETVVKEHPVLLNRAPTLHRLGIQAFLPVLVEGKAIKLHPLVCHAFNADFDGDQMAIHVPLAPKAQLETWMLMLSPHNILNPANGQPICGPTQDIVLGIYYLTSEVKDAKGEGKFFTGLEEVMYAIETKTVEIRSKISVLHEGKIIETTPGRLIFNQVMPKGYVYINRTLGDKETNKIIADVYEKFGPGITVVMLDEIKRLGYRYATVFAPTISIDDIRVSPQKEGLVNDANKEVEKADMEYRKGIITNEERRKKVIEIWTKTNDRITEGMFKELEKDQAGFNPVYVMAASGARGSKQQIRQLAGMRGLMAKPSGEIIELAIRSNFREGLGVLEFFISTHGARKGLADTALKTADAGYLTRRLVDISQDVIVSEDDCGTKANITLGIVKEGENVIVSLADRVFGRYTAEDLVDPVTEKVVFPKDTLITRALGQQIENLGYDKIKVRSPLTCRSRHGICTKCYGMDMARLVPAEIGEAVGTIAAQSIGQPGTQLTMRTFHVGGAASATISEREHKVPYRSIVKSINGRLVTNANSAKVFARRGTIIVNRLIQEFNTESLSSVRIVDGQRLEKGEVFATQVGESTEQRITSDQAGVVSLVGTTLRILGDDIVIPVKIGTILKVEEGQIVDENRALAEFDPFNEVAVSETAGTIQWEDLEIGKNVRRDVDPKTSNIILKVVEQKKDRLVPKVIVGSDSYSVPVDALLQFQNGDKVREGDIIFKIPSVAEKTRDITGGLPRVDELFEARRPKDACTLAEIDGKIEDKGEIVKEKRILYIIPETAEQEKVKVAIPVGKQIRVRQGDFVKRGDQLDEGNFDPHDILAIKGPSALHEYLVSEVQEVYRLQGVHINDKHIEVVVRSMLRKVIITDSGDTSFVNQQQVDKFLFDEENDRVEQEGGSPAQGTPVLLGLTKASLNTESYFSAASFQETTKVLTDAAIKGKTDNLMGLKENVIIGHMIPAGTGMKKYRDIEVFKEMPGDLDWDLESEDEEEEVSELSESAPVSTATLSRLVAEEDEDEDELEEEADDSDDEDDDD from the coding sequence ATGAGAAATTACAATAGTTTTGAATCGATTACGATCCGTTTGGCATCACCCGAGCGGATCAAAGAGTGGTCGTTTGGGGAAGTCAAAAAACCTGAAACGATTAACTACCGTACCCTAAAACCGGAACGAGATGGTCTTTTCTGCGAAAAAATCTTTGGAACCACAAAGGATTGGGAATGTTACTGCGGTAAATTCAAATCCATCCGTTATAAGGGTGTGGTTTGCGACAAATGTGGAGTTGAAGTAACTCACTCCAAAGTGCGTCGTGAGAGAATGGGGCATATTGAACTAGCGGCCCCAGTTTCGCATATCTGGTACTACAGATCCGTTCCATCACGTATGGGTCTTCTACTTGATATGACGATCAACCAACTCAAAAGTGTTCTATACTTTGAGAAGTATGTGATCATTGACCCAGCTGATTCTGGAAGGAACAGAGGGGAACTCATCGATGAAGATGAATACCACAATTATTTAGATGAATACGGTGATAAGTTTATCGCAGGTATTGGTGGGGACGCAATCAAAGAACTTCTCGCACGCATTGATGTGGACGCAGAAGCTCGTGTGATCCGCCAAAAGATCCAAGACAAAAACAAAATCTCCGACAAACGTATTTTCAAACGCCTCGAAGTTTTGGAAGCATTCCGTGATTCGGGTAACCGTCCTGAATGGATGGTTCTGGATGTAGTTCCGGTTATCCCACCAGAACTTCGCCCGATGGTGCAATTAGAGGGGGGACGTTTTGCCACTTCCGACCTCAACGATTTGTATCGCCGTGTGATCAACCGTAACAATCGATTGAAACGTCTTCTTGCCCTCAAAGCTCCTGAGATCATCGTTCGCAACGAAAAACGTATGTTACAAGAAGCAGTAGATGCTCTTTTTGATAACAGCCGTCGTAAACGAACTGTCAAAGGAAAAGGAAACAGACCTTTAAAATCTATCTCCGATATGCTCAAAGGAAAACAAGGTCGGTTCCGCCAAAACTTACTCGGAAAACGGGTGGATTACTCTGGTCGTTCCGTAATTGTTGTTGGTCCAGAACTCAAATACCACCAAATGGGTCTTCCTAAAAAAATGGCTTTGGAACTTTTCAAACCGTTCATTATGAAACGCCTAGTGGATTTGGAACTAGCACCAAACATCAAATCTGCGAAGAAAAAAATCGAAGCGGAAGACAAAGAAGTTTTTGATGTATTGGAAACCGTGGTGAAAGAACACCCGGTTCTACTCAACCGTGCTCCAACACTTCACAGACTTGGAATCCAAGCATTTTTACCAGTCCTTGTAGAAGGAAAAGCAATCAAACTCCACCCACTCGTATGTCACGCGTTTAACGCCGACTTCGACGGGGACCAAATGGCCATCCACGTTCCACTCGCGCCAAAAGCACAGCTTGAAACTTGGATGCTCATGTTATCACCGCATAACATCTTAAACCCAGCGAATGGACAACCAATTTGTGGACCAACTCAAGATATCGTTCTTGGGATTTATTATCTCACTTCTGAAGTGAAAGACGCAAAAGGTGAAGGTAAATTCTTCACGGGTCTGGAAGAAGTGATGTATGCGATTGAAACAAAAACAGTTGAAATTCGCTCTAAAATCTCCGTTTTACACGAAGGGAAAATCATCGAAACTACACCTGGTCGACTTATCTTCAACCAAGTGATGCCAAAAGGGTATGTTTATATCAACAGAACCCTCGGTGATAAAGAAACAAACAAAATCATTGCAGACGTATATGAGAAGTTTGGACCAGGGATCACAGTTGTGATGCTTGATGAAATCAAACGTCTTGGTTACCGTTACGCGACTGTATTTGCTCCAACAATCTCCATTGATGATATCCGAGTTTCTCCTCAAAAAGAAGGTCTCGTGAATGATGCCAACAAAGAAGTTGAAAAAGCAGATATGGAGTACCGTAAAGGTATCATCACAAACGAAGAACGTCGTAAAAAAGTAATCGAGATTTGGACCAAAACCAATGACCGCATTACAGAAGGGATGTTCAAGGAACTCGAAAAAGACCAAGCGGGATTTAACCCTGTTTACGTCATGGCAGCCTCTGGTGCTCGCGGATCAAAACAACAGATCCGTCAGCTTGCTGGGATGCGGGGCCTTATGGCGAAACCATCTGGGGAAATCATCGAACTTGCGATTCGTTCGAACTTCCGTGAAGGTCTTGGGGTATTAGAATTTTTTATCTCCACACATGGTGCGAGAAAGGGTCTTGCGGATACTGCCTTAAAAACAGCGGATGCGGGTTATCTCACTCGTCGTCTAGTAGACATCTCACAGGACGTGATCGTATCCGAAGATGATTGCGGAACTAAAGCAAACATCACTCTCGGAATCGTAAAAGAAGGGGAAAACGTAATTGTTTCTCTTGCGGACAGAGTGTTCGGCCGTTACACAGCTGAAGACCTAGTAGACCCTGTGACGGAAAAAGTAGTATTTCCAAAAGATACTCTCATCACAAGAGCTCTTGGCCAACAGATTGAAAACCTTGGTTACGATAAAATCAAAGTAAGATCGCCACTCACTTGCCGTTCCCGACATGGAATTTGTACAAAATGTTATGGTATGGACATGGCTCGCCTTGTGCCTGCTGAGATTGGTGAAGCAGTGGGAACCATTGCGGCTCAGTCCATCGGGCAACCAGGAACACAGCTTACGATGAGAACCTTCCACGTGGGTGGTGCAGCATCTGCAACCATTTCCGAAAGAGAACATAAAGTTCCTTATCGTTCGATCGTAAAATCAATTAACGGTCGTCTTGTGACGAACGCAAACTCTGCAAAAGTTTTTGCTCGTCGCGGAACCATCATCGTAAACCGACTCATCCAAGAGTTCAACACGGAGTCTTTATCCAGTGTTCGAATCGTGGATGGACAACGTCTAGAAAAAGGGGAAGTGTTCGCAACACAAGTGGGTGAATCCACGGAACAACGAATCACTTCTGACCAAGCAGGTGTTGTTTCCCTAGTCGGAACTACACTTCGTATTCTAGGGGATGACATTGTCATTCCAGTCAAAATCGGTACTATCTTAAAAGTAGAAGAAGGTCAAATCGTTGATGAAAACAGAGCTCTCGCTGAGTTTGACCCTTTTAACGAAGTGGCTGTTTCGGAAACGGCTGGAACGATTCAATGGGAAGATTTGGAAATTGGTAAAAACGTTCGTCGTGACGTAGACCCTAAGACATCCAATATCATTTTAAAAGTCGTAGAACAGAAGAAAGACCGTCTCGTTCCAAAAGTAATTGTTGGATCTGATAGTTATTCCGTTCCAGTAGATGCACTCCTCCAATTCCAAAATGGAGACAAAGTAAGAGAAGGGGATATCATTTTCAAAATCCCATCGGTTGCTGAAAAAACACGTGATATCACGGGTGGTCTTCCAAGGGTAGATGAACTTTTCGAAGCACGTCGTCCAAAAGACGCCTGCACACTTGCTGAAATTGACGGAAAGATTGAAGACAAAGGAGAAATCGTAAAAGAAAAACGAATTCTCTACATCATTCCAGAAACGGCAGAACAAGAAAAAGTAAAAGTAGCAATCCCTGTTGGAAAACAAATTCGTGTGCGCCAAGGTGACTTTGTGAAACGAGGAGACCAGTTGGACGAAGGAAACTTTGATCCACATGATATCCTTGCGATCAAAGGACCAAGTGCCCTTCATGAATACCTAGTGTCCGAAGTGCAAGAGGTATATCGTTTACAAGGAGTTCATATCAATGATAAACACATTGAAGTTGTGGTTCGTTCCATGCTTCGTAAGGTGATCATCACTGATAGTGGGGACACATCGTTCGTAAACCAACAACAAGTGGATAAATTTCTCTTTGATGAAGAAAACGACCGAGTGGAACAAGAGGGTGGATCTCCTGCACAAGGAACTCCAGTTCTTCTTGGTCTTACCAAAGCATCTCTTAATACTGAGTCTTATTTCTCAGCAGCATCCTTCCAAGAAACCACTAAGGTTCTGACAGATGCAGCGATCAAAGGAAAAACAGATAACCTTATGGGTCTGAAAGAAAACGTAATCATTGGTCACATGATCCCTGCGGGAACAGGTATGAAAAAATACCGTGACATTGAAGTTTTCAAAGAAATGCCTGGGGATTTGGATTGGGACTTGGAATCAGAAGATGAGGAAGAAGAAGTTTCTGAACTTTCAGAATCAGCTCCAGTTTCGACTGCTACTCTTTCAAGACTTGTGGCAGAAGAAGATGAAGACGAGGATGAATTAGAAGAAGAAGCGGACGACTCAGATGATGAGGACGATGACGATTAG
- a CDS encoding 50S ribosomal protein L23, whose translation MNLENVILSPVVTEKSQDLQTIGERMGKRTVKYTFKVHPDANKTLIKQALKQMYNVVPTAVNVAVYRGKMKRFRNMPSPRPHYKKAVVTFADGANLDFAKV comes from the coding sequence GTGAACCTAGAGAATGTAATCTTATCACCAGTTGTTACAGAAAAGTCGCAAGACCTGCAAACAATTGGAGAACGTATGGGAAAAAGAACTGTCAAGTATACGTTCAAAGTCCACCCGGATGCGAACAAAACTTTGATCAAACAAGCCCTGAAACAAATGTATAACGTTGTTCCAACTGCAGTAAACGTAGCCGTTTACCGTGGTAAAATGAAACGTTTTAGAAACATGCCGTCCCCAAGACCTCACTACAAAAAAGCTGTAGTGACCTTCGCTGACGGAGCAAATTTGGATTTTGCTAAGGTTTAA
- the rpsG gene encoding 30S ribosomal protein S7, whose translation MSRRRGKVEPRHIEGDPKYNDKVISKFINCLMVDGKKSVAEAVFYDALEVIAKKTGQDPFAVFQEALENAKPQVEVKSRRVGGVTYQVPIEVRPERRLALGIRWLIKYSRGRNEKSMKNKLAAEFMEAQKGTGSAIKKKEDIRKMADANKAFSHYRW comes from the coding sequence ATGTCTAGAAGAAGAGGAAAAGTTGAACCGCGCCACATCGAAGGCGATCCAAAATACAACGACAAAGTGATTTCAAAGTTTATCAACTGCCTAATGGTAGATGGTAAAAAAAGTGTCGCTGAAGCTGTGTTCTACGATGCATTAGAAGTCATTGCGAAAAAAACAGGACAAGATCCTTTTGCTGTTTTCCAAGAAGCATTGGAAAATGCAAAACCACAAGTGGAAGTAAAATCCCGCAGAGTGGGTGGTGTCACTTACCAAGTACCAATTGAAGTTCGTCCAGAAAGACGTCTTGCACTTGGAATTAGATGGCTAATCAAATATAGCCGTGGCAGAAACGAAAAATCTATGAAAAACAAATTGGCAGCAGAATTCATGGAAGCCCAAAAAGGCACAGGATCTGCGATCAAGAAAAAAGAAGACATCAGAAAAATGGCAGATGCCAACAAGGCATTCTCTCATTACCGCTGGTAA
- the rpsL gene encoding 30S ribosomal protein S12 has translation MPTINQLIRIGREDQKKRTKSPALKACPQRRGVCTRVMTFTPKKPNSALRKVARVRLTTGIEVTAYIPGEGHNLQEHNVVLIRGGRVKDLPGVRYHIIRGTLDTLGVDKRRKGRSKYGAKRPKA, from the coding sequence ATGCCTACAATTAACCAGCTCATCCGCATTGGAAGAGAAGACCAAAAGAAAAGAACTAAATCTCCCGCTCTAAAGGCATGCCCACAAAGACGTGGAGTTTGCACAAGAGTGATGACTTTCACTCCTAAAAAACCTAACTCGGCTCTTCGTAAAGTAGCAAGGGTTCGTTTGACAACAGGAATTGAAGTTACTGCTTATATCCCAGGCGAAGGCCATAACCTCCAAGAACACAACGTGGTTCTTATCCGTGGGGGAAGGGTAAAAGATTTACCAGGGGTTCGTTATCATATCATTCGTGGTACACTGGATACACTCGGTGTGGACAAACGTCGCAAAGGACGTTCTAAATACGGCGCGAAGCGTCCTAAAGCGTAA
- the rpsJ gene encoding 30S ribosomal protein S10 translates to MAGQRIRVKLKAFDHRLIDQSTFEIVATAKRTGATVSGPIPLPTKKEIYTVLRSPHVNKKAREQFEMRTHKRLIDILNTNEDTVEALMKLQLPAGVSVDIKS, encoded by the coding sequence ATGGCTGGACAAAGAATTCGCGTTAAGTTAAAAGCTTTCGATCATCGGTTGATTGACCAATCAACCTTTGAAATCGTTGCAACTGCGAAAAGGACTGGAGCTACTGTCTCCGGTCCTATCCCACTTCCAACGAAAAAAGAAATCTACACGGTATTACGTTCTCCGCACGTGAATAAAAAAGCTAGAGAACAATTTGAAATGAGAACTCATAAGAGACTCATCGATATTTTAAATACGAATGAAGATACGGTAGAAGCCCTGATGAAGCTTCAACTCCCTGCTGGAGTTTCCGTAGATATTAAATCCTAA
- the rplC gene encoding 50S ribosomal protein L3 codes for MAKGLIGEKLGMAHIFNNDGKMVTVTVLRVGPCFVSQVKTAANDGYEAVQLAFGDAKEKHLTKAEAGHIKKANIATPKKTLVEFKGFEEVAVGSEVKLADVFALNDTVKVTGTSKGKGTQGVVKRHGFAGGPAGHGSRFQRHPGSIGSNTTPGRVFKGLKMGGRMGSEQTTVRNLKVVKIDADANLVFVSGPVPGRERGIVTIEKIG; via the coding sequence ATGGCTAAAGGTTTAATCGGCGAAAAATTGGGCATGGCCCACATATTCAATAACGACGGTAAGATGGTAACTGTTACTGTTTTACGCGTGGGTCCTTGTTTTGTGTCCCAGGTAAAAACTGCTGCGAATGATGGCTACGAAGCTGTTCAATTAGCATTTGGTGATGCCAAAGAAAAACACTTAACAAAGGCCGAAGCTGGACATATCAAAAAAGCGAATATCGCTACTCCTAAAAAAACTTTGGTTGAATTCAAAGGATTTGAAGAAGTTGCAGTGGGTTCAGAAGTGAAACTCGCTGATGTTTTTGCTTTGAATGATACAGTAAAGGTTACCGGAACTTCTAAAGGGAAGGGAACACAAGGTGTTGTAAAACGCCATGGTTTTGCTGGTGGTCCTGCTGGGCACGGTTCTCGTTTCCAAAGACACCCTGGTTCGATTGGATCGAACACAACTCCTGGACGTGTGTTCAAGGGTTTGAAGATGGGTGGAAGAATGGGTTCTGAACAGACAACTGTTCGAAACCTGAAAGTAGTAAAAATTGATGCAGATGCTAACTTAGTATTTGTATCCGGTCCGGTTCCAGGAAGGGAACGTGGTATCGTTACGATAGAAAAAATCGGATAG
- the tuf gene encoding elongation factor Tu encodes MAKEKFDRSKPHLNIGTIGHVDHGKTTLTAAITTTLAKLVGGKNKAIAYDQIDNAPEEKARGITIATSHQEYETPNRHYAHVDCPGHADYVKNMITGAAQMDAAILVVSATDGAMPQTKEHILLARQVGVPYIVVYLNKADMLAADEREDMIEMVKEEIKDLLNKYNFPGDKTPFISGSALKALEGEDSDLGMKSILKLMEAVDTYVPNPTRVVDKPFLMPVEDVFSITGRGTVATGRVEQGVLKINDEIEIVGIRDTSKSVVTGIEMFRKLLDQAEAGDNIGALLRGTKKEDIERGQVLAKPGTITPHRKFKAEVYVLTKDEGGRHTPFFNNYRPQFYFRTTDITGVCNLPGGMEMVMPGDNVTMSIELIHPIAMDQGLKFAIREGGRTIGSGVVAEIVE; translated from the coding sequence ATGGCTAAAGAAAAATTTGACCGTTCAAAACCACACTTAAACATCGGAACAATTGGTCACGTTGACCACGGTAAAACTACGCTAACAGCAGCAATCACAACGACGCTTGCTAAGTTAGTTGGTGGAAAAAACAAAGCGATTGCTTACGACCAAATCGACAACGCGCCAGAAGAAAAGGCTCGTGGGATTACTATTGCAACGTCTCACCAGGAATATGAAACTCCTAACCGTCACTATGCACACGTAGATTGTCCAGGTCACGCGGACTATGTTAAAAACATGATTACTGGTGCTGCTCAGATGGATGCTGCGATTCTCGTAGTTTCTGCAACTGACGGTGCTATGCCTCAAACCAAAGAACACATCCTTCTTGCTCGCCAAGTTGGTGTTCCTTACATCGTTGTTTATCTTAATAAAGCAGACATGTTAGCTGCTGACGAAAGAGAAGACATGATTGAGATGGTTAAAGAGGAAATCAAAGACCTTCTTAACAAATACAACTTCCCTGGTGATAAAACACCTTTCATTTCCGGATCTGCATTAAAAGCTCTAGAAGGTGAAGATTCTGACCTAGGTATGAAATCCATTTTGAAATTGATGGAAGCAGTTGATACTTACGTTCCAAACCCTACACGTGTTGTTGATAAACCTTTCCTAATGCCAGTAGAGGACGTATTCTCTATCACTGGTCGTGGAACTGTTGCAACAGGTCGTGTTGAGCAAGGAGTTCTTAAGATCAACGATGAGATCGAGATCGTTGGTATTCGTGATACATCTAAATCAGTTGTTACTGGTATTGAGATGTTCCGTAAACTACTCGACCAAGCAGAAGCAGGGGACAACATTGGTGCTCTTCTTCGCGGAACGAAAAAAGAAGACATCGAAAGAGGTCAAGTTCTCGCGAAACCGGGTACAATCACTCCACACAGAAAATTTAAAGCAGAAGTTTACGTCCTTACAAAAGACGAAGGTGGACGTCACACTCCATTCTTTAATAACTATCGCCCACAATTCTACTTCAGAACTACAGACATTACTGGTGTTTGTAACCTTCCTGGTGGAATGGAGATGGTTATGCCAGGTGATAACGTTACGATGTCAATCGAACTTATCCACCCAATTGCTATGGACCAAGGTTTGAAGTTCGCTATCCGTGAGGGTGGAAGAACGATTGGTTCTGGTGTTGTTGCGGAGATCGTTGAGTAA
- the rplD gene encoding 50S ribosomal protein L4, whose translation MKARKYNKEGVFVSEVELPAELFATGISLGAIYDAVKAENANNRQGTHSTKDRSEVRGGGIKPWAQKGTGRARQGSIRAPHFVGGGIIHGPKPRDYSSNLSRSVKKKAVLSILNKKAEENRIAIIEDVEPSSYSTKSIYNILKNMDIAEKGNVGFVVAGENQFLKRSTRNIENLKYVNSKRVVCRDILYNNNLVISESALKELQAQYSKKG comes from the coding sequence ATGAAAGCGCGTAAATACAATAAAGAAGGCGTATTCGTAAGCGAAGTTGAACTTCCGGCAGAATTATTTGCTACCGGCATTTCGCTTGGAGCCATCTATGATGCGGTTAAAGCTGAAAATGCGAACAATAGACAAGGAACACATTCGACTAAAGATCGTTCCGAAGTTCGCGGTGGGGGAATCAAACCTTGGGCTCAAAAAGGAACTGGTCGTGCAAGACAAGGATCCATCAGAGCTCCTCATTTCGTTGGTGGTGGTATCATTCATGGACCAAAACCAAGAGATTATTCCTCTAACTTGTCACGCAGCGTTAAGAAGAAAGCTGTTCTCTCCATCCTTAACAAAAAGGCAGAAGAAAACAGAATCGCGATCATAGAAGACGTAGAACCTTCTTCTTACTCCACAAAGTCCATCTACAACATTTTGAAGAACATGGACATTGCAGAGAAGGGTAACGTGGGATTTGTAGTAGCTGGTGAAAACCAATTCCTAAAAAGATCCACTCGCAATATAGAGAACCTCAAATATGTGAACAGCAAACGTGTCGTTTGCCGAGACATCCTCTATAATAACAATTTAGTAATCTCTGAAAGCGCTTTAAAAGAGCTTCAGGCTCAGTATTCTAAGAAAGGATAA